The Neofelis nebulosa isolate mNeoNeb1 chromosome 16, mNeoNeb1.pri, whole genome shotgun sequence genome includes a window with the following:
- the RPA1 gene encoding replication protein A 70 kDa DNA-binding subunit isoform X2, with product MELDILKSAEAVGLKIGNPVPYNEGHGQQQVVPSPASAANPPASKPQQQNGSSGMGSTASKTYGASKIFGKAGATNLANTGSGGTQVKVVPIASLTPYQSKWTICARVTNKSQIRTWSNSRGEGKLFSLELVDESGEIRATAFNEQVDKFFPLIDMNKVYYISKGTLKIANKQFTAVKNDYEMTFNNETSVVPCEDGHHLPTVQFDFTAIGDLENKSKDSLIDIIGICKSYEDATKITVKSNNREVSKRDIYLMDMSGKVVTTTLWGEDADRFDGSRQPVMAIKGARVSDFGGRSLSVLSSSTVIVNPDIPEAYKLRGWFDSEGQALDGVSISDLKSGGTGGSNTNWKTLYEAKSENLGHGDKADYFSCVATVVFLRKENCMYQACPAQDCFKKVIDQQNGLYRCEKCDSEFPSFKYRMILSANIADFQENQWVTCFQESAEAIIGQTTAYIGELKEKNEQAFEEVFQNANFRTFIFKIRVKLETYNDESRIKATVMDVKPVDYREYGRRLIMNIKRNALMM from the exons GACACGGGCAGCAGCAGGTAGTTCCTTCTCCGGCCTCAGCAGCCAACCCGCCAGCCAGCAAGCCCCAGCAACAGAATGGGAGCTCAGGGATGG gttcCACTGCATCTAAGACTTATGGTGCCTCAAAGATATTTGGAAAAGCTGGAGCTACCAACCTAGCGAACACAGGTTCTGGAGGAACACAGGTCAAAGTGGTACCCATCGCCAGCCTCACCCCTTACCAATCCAA GTGGACTATCTGTGCTCGAGTTACCAACAAAAGTCAGATCCGTACCTGGAGTAATTCCCGGGGGGAAGGGAAGCTCTTCTCCCTAGAACTAGTTGATGAAAGT GGTGAAATCAGAGCTACTGCTTTCAATGAGCAAGTGGACAAGTTTTTTCCCCTTATTGACATGAACAAG GTCTATTACATCTCTAAAGGCACCCTGAAGATTGCTAACAAACAGTTCACAGCTGTTAAAAATGACTATGAGATGACCTTCAATAATGAGACTTCCGTCGTGCCCTGTGAAGATGGTCATCACTTACCAACAGTTCAGTTTGATTTCACAGCGATTGGTGACCTGGAGAATAAGTCTAAAGATTCTCTGATAG ACATAATTGGGATCTGCAAGAGCTATGAAGATGCCACCAAAATCACAGTGAAGTCTAACAACAGAGAAGTTTCGAAGAGAGACATCTATTTGATGGACATGTCGGGGAAAGTGGTGACCACTACTCTGTGGGGAGAAGAT GCTGATAGATTTGATGGTTCTAGACAACCTGTGATGGCTATCAAAGGAgccagagtttctgattttgGTGGACGGAGCCTCTCTGTACTGTCTTCAAGCACGGTCATTGTGAATCCTGACATCCCGGAGGCCTATAAGCTTCGTGGATG gtttGACTCTGAAGGACAAGCCTTAGATGGTGTTTCCATCTCTGATCTAAAGAGTGGAGGAACAGGAGGTAGCAACACCAACTGGAAAACTCTATATGAGGCTAAATCAGAGAACCTAGGCCATGGTGACAAG GCCGACTATTTTAGCTGTGTGGCGACAGTTGTGTTTCTTCGCAAAGAGAACTGTATGTATCAAGCCTGCCCAGCTCAGGACTGCTTTAAGAAAGTGATTGATCAACAGAATGGATTGTACCGCTGTGAGAAGTGTGATAGTGAATTTCCCAGCTTCAAGTACCGCATGATCCTGTCA GCAAATATTGCTGATTTTCAAGAGAATCAGTGGGTCACCTGTTTCCAGGAGTCTGCGGAGGCCATCATTGGACAAACCACTGCTTATATTGGGGAGTTAAAAGAGAAG AATGAGCAAGCATTTGAGGAAGTTTTCCAGAATGCCAACTTCCGAACTTTCATATTCAAGATCAGGGTGAAACTAGAGACCTACAAT GATGAGTCTCGAATTAAGGCCACTGTGATGGACGTGAAGCCCGTGGACTACAGAGAATATGGCAGAAGGCTGATCATGAACATCAAGAGAAACGCACTGATGATGTGA